In a genomic window of Rhinoderma darwinii isolate aRhiDar2 chromosome 10, aRhiDar2.hap1, whole genome shotgun sequence:
- the LOC142662651 gene encoding hyaluronan synthase 1-like — protein sequence MSDIQKDERPWVGVVRRIVTFSFAFIVLAGVLWAFIDSIPLATDEFKIMAFGIYGAFLSAHLVIQSFFAYLEHRKMRRGGVPCSYTKSVALTISAYQEDPAYLRECLESVKNTEYPPDKLRIIMVIDGNSPEDQYMMDMFQEVFDKEDVGTYNWRNNYHHWDKSTAEKFHGAEYIQDSLHQSDPNDNLESQDQNVIYERISEEPALNDNSIGNPGLFTIGLEMQDYSGDQLQEEPLPLYTEIEMEDPCRMEVETLIRTKRCVCIMQKWGGKREVMYTAFKALGDRVDYIQVCDSDTKLDPLATVELVKVLESNDQYGAVGGDVRILNLSDSYISFMSSLRYWIAFNVERSCQSYFDCVSCISGPLGLYRNDLLQTFLESWYNQKFLGSHCTFGDDRHLTNRMLSIGYATKYTARSKCYSETPAQFLRWLNQQTRWTKSYFREWLYNALWWHKHHLWMTYESIIAGIFPFFVTATVIKLFFSCHLWDIMWVLITIQIIATVKALYACFLRGNMVMIFMSLYAVLYMAGLLPSKYFAIITMNKSSWGTSGRKKMVGNYIPLLPLSIWWGVLFAGLLYTIIMMSLCTDCRLIDAEKIYLIYGAASYVSYWLLMVVLYWIWIRRCCRKRRDHYNVDY from the exons ATGTCCGATATACAAAAAGATGAACGCCCGTGGGTGGGTGTAGTTCGAAGGATAGTGACTTTCTCCTTTGCTTTTATCGTTCTGGCTGGGGTTTTATGGGCTTTTATTGACAGCATACCCCTAGCCACAGATGAGTTCAAAATCATGGCCTTTGGCATCTACGGTGCCTTCCTCTCAGCCCATCTGGTCATCCAGAGTTTTTTTGCCTATTTGGAGCACAGGAAGATGAGAAGAGGTGGGGTCCCTTGCTCTTACACCAAATCGGTGGCCTTAACAATATCGGCCTACCAGGAAGACCCCGCTTATTTACGGGAGTGCCTGGAGTCTGTCAAAAACACAGAGTACCCCCCGGACAAACTGAGGATCATCATGGTAATAGATGGTAACAGTCCAGAAGACCAATACATGATGGACATGTTTCAAGaagtttttgacaaagaagacgtAGGGACGTACAACTGGAGGAACAACTACCATCATTGGGACAAATCTACAGCCGAAAAATTCCATGGTGCCGAATACATCCAAGACTCTTTACATCAAAGTGACCCAAATGACAATCTGGAATCCCAAGACCAAAATGTCATCTATGAGAGAATTTCCGAAGAACCTGCCCTGAATGATAATTCCATTGGGAATCCTGGGCTGTTCACCATTGGATTGGAGATGCAGGATTATTCGGGTGACCAActgcaagaagaacctttgccccTGTATACTGAAATCGAAATGGAAGATCCCTGCAGAATGGAGGTCGAGACTCTTATTAGGACAAAGCGATGTGTGTGCATCATGCAAAAATGGGGTGGGAAGAGAGAAGTCATGTACACGGCCTTCAAAGCTCTGGGAGACAGAGTAGACTATATCCAG GTGTGTGACTCAGACACAAAACTCGACCCCCTGGCCACGGTGGAACTCGTGAAGGTCCTGGAGTCTAATGATCAGTATGGAGCAGTAGGAGGAGACGTGCGTATCTTGAACCTTTCGGATTCCTACATAAGTTTCATGAGCAGCCTGAGGTATTGGATTGCCTTCAATGTGGAAAGGTCTTGCCAGTCCTACTTCGACTGTGTCTCCTGCATCAGTGGTCCTCTAG GTCTGTACCGGAATGATCTTCTTCAGACTTTCCTTGAGTCTTGGTATAACCAGAAGTTTTTGGGATCTCATTGTACTTTTGGAGATGATCGGCATCTAACCAACAGAATGCTCAGTATTGGCTACGCAACTAA ATACACTGCACGATCAAAATGCTATTCGGAGACTCCTGCCCAGTTCCTACGTTGGCTGAACCAACAGACTCGTTGGACCAAGTCTTACTTCCGGGAATGGCTGTACAATGCTCTGTGGTGGCACAAGCATCATCTCTGGATGACCTATGAATCAATCATTGCTGGTATCTTTCCATTTTTTGTTACAGCTACAGTCATAAAACTATTCTTCAGCTGCCACCTGTGGGACATTATGTGGGTTCTAATCACCATCCAAATCATTGCCACCGTCAAAGCCTTGTACGCTTGTTTCCTCCGGGGGAACATGGTCATGATATTCATGTCCTTGTATGCTGTGCTGTACATGGCTGGACTTCTTCCTTCCAAGTACTTTGCCATTATTACCATGAACAAGAGCAGTTGGGGAACATCTGGACGAAAAAAGATGGTGGGCAACTATATCCCTCTTCTCCCTCTGTCCATTTGGTGGGGAGTTCTCTTTGCTGGTCTCCTCTATACCATCATCATGATGTCCCTTTGTACTGACTGCAGACTTATCGATGCAGAGAAAATCTACTTGATCTATGGGGCCGCTTCTTACGTCAGCTACTGGCTACTAATGGTGGTCCTCTACTGGATATGGATCAGACGTTGTTGCCGGAAAAGACGTGATCACTATAATGTTGATTATTGA